One Oryza glaberrima chromosome 11, OglaRS2, whole genome shotgun sequence genomic region harbors:
- the LOC127755560 gene encoding protein PEP-RELATED DEVELOPMENT ARRESTED 1 homolog, chloroplastic isoform X1 — translation MAILPLSLSHSLTSALSATSSGIGRPVARLLHPRVPSRPTVICLAAPPKVPVPIASPASLGDDPSKWDPAECDALLRGGEQVASVLQEMLKLMEDMEMDGSFESLAVELIAQGVIGKRVDEMESGFLMALDYMIQLAEKDSDNERKSLLEVVKQTVLDHLTKKCPPHVQVVGLLCQTEKKDSRHELLRRVAAGGGVFKNDKGLKCQIPGANLNDIANQADDLLESMESRPTIPDRKLLARLVIVREEARNMMGGGLLDERNDRGFTTLPEAEVNFLSKLVALKPGKALERMIKDVMQGKAEGADNIENANAGPDSKLDHLTGISGRGSVTGLKPRPVRPGMFLETVSKVLGGIYANNTSGITAQHLEWVHQTTLKILQEMAF, via the exons ATGGCGATTCTGCCCCTCTCGCTTTCCCACTCTCTTACCTCCGCCTtgtccgccacctcctccggcaTCGGCAGGCCAGtcgcccgcctcctccacccgcgGGTCCCCTCCCGTCCCACCGTCAtctgcctcgccgcgccgcccaagGTACCCGTCCCCATCGCCTCACCGGCTTCACTAGGGGACGACCCTTCCAAATGGGACCCGGCCGAGTGCGACGCCcttctccgcggcggcgagcaggtcgCCTCCGTGCTCCAGGAGATGCTCAAGCTG ATGGAAGACATGGAGATGGATGGCTCGTTTGAATCATTGGCTGTGGAGTTGATCGCTCAAGGAGTCATTGGGAAAAGAGTTGATGAGATGGAATCTGGCTTTCTAATGGCACTTGATTACATGATACAGCTTGCTGAGAAGGATAGTGACAATGAG CGTAAATCTCTCCTTGAGGTAGTCAAGCAGACAGTGCTGGATCATCTCACAAAAAAATGCCCTCCACAT GTTCAAGTGGTTGGACTTCTTTGCCAGACTGAAAAGAAGGATAGCAGACATGAATTACTGCGTCGTGTAGCTGCTGGTGGAGGTGTGTTTAAAAATGATAAAGGCCTTAAGTGCCAGATTCCAGGGGCCAATCTTAATGATATTGCGAACCAGGCAGATGATCTCTTGGAG TCAATGGAATCAAGGCCCACAATTCCTGATCGAAAACTTCTCGCTAGACTAGTTATCGTAAGAGAGGAGGCTCGAAATATGATGGGAGGTGGCCTGTTAGATGAAAGAAATGACCGTGGTTTCACAACGCTTCCTGAGGCAGAG GTGAACTTCTTGAGCAAGCTGGTTGCTCTCAAACCTGGGAAAGCATTGGAGAGGATGATCAAGGATGTTATGCAGGGCAAGGCAGAAGGTGCTGATAACATTGAAAATGCAAATGCTGGACCAGATTCTAAGCTTGATCATCTAACTGGGATATCTGGAAGG GGAAGTGTGACAGGCCTCAAGCCACGGCCAGTCCGTCCAGGAATGTTCCTTGAGACGGTTTCTAAG GTTCTAGGTGGTATATATGCAAACAACACATCTGGCATTACAGCACAACATCTAGAATGG GTACATCAAACAACACTGAAGATTCTTCAGGAAATGGCCTTCTAA
- the LOC127755560 gene encoding protein PEP-RELATED DEVELOPMENT ARRESTED 1 homolog, chloroplastic isoform X2 → MAILPLSLSHSLTSALSATSSGIGRPVARLLHPRVPSRPTVICLAAPPKVPVPIASPASLGDDPSKWDPAECDALLRGGEQVASVLQEMLKLMEDMEMDGSFESLAVELIAQGVIGKRVDEMESGFLMALDYMIQLAEKDSDNERKSLLEVVKQTVLDHLTKKCPPHVQVVGLLCQTEKKDSRHELLRRVAAGGGVFKNDKGLKCQIPGANLNDIANQADDLLESMESRPTIPDRKLLARLVIVREEARNMMGGGLLDERNDRGFTTLPEAEVNFLSKLVALKPGKALERMIKDVMQGKAEGADNIENANAGPDSKLDHLTGISGRGSVTGLKPRPVRPGMFLETVSKVVYMQTTHLALQHNI, encoded by the exons ATGGCGATTCTGCCCCTCTCGCTTTCCCACTCTCTTACCTCCGCCTtgtccgccacctcctccggcaTCGGCAGGCCAGtcgcccgcctcctccacccgcgGGTCCCCTCCCGTCCCACCGTCAtctgcctcgccgcgccgcccaagGTACCCGTCCCCATCGCCTCACCGGCTTCACTAGGGGACGACCCTTCCAAATGGGACCCGGCCGAGTGCGACGCCcttctccgcggcggcgagcaggtcgCCTCCGTGCTCCAGGAGATGCTCAAGCTG ATGGAAGACATGGAGATGGATGGCTCGTTTGAATCATTGGCTGTGGAGTTGATCGCTCAAGGAGTCATTGGGAAAAGAGTTGATGAGATGGAATCTGGCTTTCTAATGGCACTTGATTACATGATACAGCTTGCTGAGAAGGATAGTGACAATGAG CGTAAATCTCTCCTTGAGGTAGTCAAGCAGACAGTGCTGGATCATCTCACAAAAAAATGCCCTCCACAT GTTCAAGTGGTTGGACTTCTTTGCCAGACTGAAAAGAAGGATAGCAGACATGAATTACTGCGTCGTGTAGCTGCTGGTGGAGGTGTGTTTAAAAATGATAAAGGCCTTAAGTGCCAGATTCCAGGGGCCAATCTTAATGATATTGCGAACCAGGCAGATGATCTCTTGGAG TCAATGGAATCAAGGCCCACAATTCCTGATCGAAAACTTCTCGCTAGACTAGTTATCGTAAGAGAGGAGGCTCGAAATATGATGGGAGGTGGCCTGTTAGATGAAAGAAATGACCGTGGTTTCACAACGCTTCCTGAGGCAGAG GTGAACTTCTTGAGCAAGCTGGTTGCTCTCAAACCTGGGAAAGCATTGGAGAGGATGATCAAGGATGTTATGCAGGGCAAGGCAGAAGGTGCTGATAACATTGAAAATGCAAATGCTGGACCAGATTCTAAGCTTGATCATCTAACTGGGATATCTGGAAGG GGAAGTGTGACAGGCCTCAAGCCACGGCCAGTCCGTCCAGGAATGTTCCTTGAGACGGTTTCTAAG GTGGTATATATGCAAACAACACATCTGGCATTACAGCACAACATCTAG